A window of Lytechinus pictus isolate F3 Inbred chromosome 7, Lp3.0, whole genome shotgun sequence contains these coding sequences:
- the LOC129281889 gene encoding uncharacterized protein LOC129281889, protein MFFLQRHFVYICALNLIAWSVGMPPRRAQDRSANDLTQFVNSLRGFVGEVSGMLSRPEHAGFAHLSMTGFGFLDSLNIMSNQLLIFLNDHEAAQITNIQEALRALVNLLEMAGNDYGDLDVIQMDHTANHDLMIIPRPVGRQRIPVSLAQIEMLHGMGFTWVQMADVLGVSVRTLRNRRHEFNMPFGNAIYNNMTDHEINNTITNILTISPGAGQSMILGALRHRGLHLPRHRVRDSILRVNPVATALRRRYHISRRRYNVGQPNALWHVDGNHKLILWRLVIHGGIDGFSRTVVFLQCVNNNRADTVLHGFISGIRLFGLPQRLRVDYGTENFAIARYMLEERGLGRSSVITGRSVHNQRIERLWRDVNYAVLSGFRRTFFYMENSGLLNRDSELHIFALHFVYIPRINRALQHFVEAWNNHRLRTAGQSPLQLFYSSVLVQDVNIDNGNLEMYGVDEAGVPGEMQTNNHVCVPAVNLNISEANMNHLNTNVDVLANDNNNGINIFLDVIDFLSTLH, encoded by the exons atgttttttcttcaaagacaTTTTGTGTACATTTGCGCACTGAATTTAATTGCATGGAGTGTAGGCATGCCACCTCGGAGAGCACAGGATAGATCTGCCAATGACTTAACTCAGTTTGTGAACAGTTTGAGAGGATTTGTTGGAGAAGTGTCTGGTATGTTATCCCGTCCTGAGCATGCTGGGTTCGCTCATCTTTCTATGACTGGCTTTGGCTTTTTAGATAGCTTGAATATAATGAGCAACCAACTGttaatatttttgaatgaccatgAGGCTGCTCAAATAACGAACATACAAGAAGCTTTGAGAGCACTTGTAAATTTGCTTGAAATGGCTGGAAATGATTATGGAGATTTGGATGTGATTCAAATGGATCATACTGCTAATCATGACCTTATGATTATTCCAAGGCCTGTTGGTCGACAGAGAATCCCTGTTAGTCTGGCGCAGATAGAAATGTTACATGGAATGGGATTCACATGGGTTCAGATGGCAGATGTGTTAGGAGTTTCTGTCAGAACTCTCAGGAACAGAAGACACGAGTTCAACATGCCTTTTGGCAATGCAATATATAACAATATGACTGACCATGAAATAAACAACACAATAACAAACATCCTAACAATATCACCCGGAGCAGGTCAGTCAATGATTTTAGGAGCTCTCCGGCACAGAGGACTGCACCTGCCACGCCACAGGGTTCGTGATAGCATATTACGAGTCAATCCAGTTGCAACTGCTCTACGTCGTCGTTACCATATTAGCAGAAGGAGATACAATGTTGGTCAGCCTAATGCTTTATG GCATGTGGATGGAAATCACAAGCTCATTCTATGGCGTTTAGTCATCCATGGAGGAATAGATGGATTTTCAAGAACAGTTGTTTTTCTGCAatgtgtaaataataatagagcAGACACCGTTTTACATGGCTTTATAAGTGGTATACGTTTGTTTGGTCTACCTCAACGGCTTAGAGTGGACTATGGAACTGAGAACTTTGCCATAGCAAGATATATGCTGGAGGAGAGGGGATTGGGTAGGAGTAGTGTAATCACAGGTAGATCTGTCCACAATCAACGTATCGAAAGACTCTGGAGAGATGTAAATTATGCAGTGCTTAGTGGATTTAGACGTACCTTTTTTTACATGGAAAACAGTGGTCTCTTGAATCGGGATTCGGAATTGCATATTTTTGCATTACATTTTGTGTATATTCCAAGAATTAACCGTGCCTTACAACATTTTGTGGAAGCCTGGAACAATCACAGACTACGAACAGCAGGTCAATCCCCTCTACAGTTGTTTTATTCTAGTGTGCTTGTACAAGATGTTAACATTGACAATGGTAATTTAGAAATGTATGGTGTTGATGAAGCAGGAGTACCAGGGGAAATGCAAACAAATAATCATGTATGTGTTCCTGCAGTAAATTTAAACATAAGTGAAGCCAATATGAATcatttaaatacaaatgttGATGTCCTTGCAAATGACAACAACAATgggattaatatttttttggatGTTATAGATTTCCTCAGTACTCTCCATTAA